One Elusimicrobiota bacterium DNA window includes the following coding sequences:
- a CDS encoding pyrimidine/purine nucleoside phosphorylase → MFKVNEYFDGKVKSIAFTTFTGPATIGVMAIGEYEFGTAKNEIMTVVSGKLTVKLPGETAWKDYLKGETFTVAPDKKFQLKVTEESAYLCLYV, encoded by the coding sequence ATGTTTAAAGTCAACGAATATTTCGACGGCAAGGTTAAATCCATCGCCTTTACGACTTTCACCGGCCCGGCGACGATAGGCGTAATGGCCATAGGAGAGTATGAGTTCGGCACCGCCAAGAACGAAATCATGACGGTTGTCAGCGGCAAGCTGACGGTGAAACTCCCGGGTGAAACCGCCTGGAAGGATTACCTGAAAGGCGAAACCTTCACTGTTGCGCCCGACAAAAAGTTCCAGCTGAAAGTTACCGAAGAATCCGCGTATCTGTGTTTGTATGTGTGA
- a CDS encoding molybdopterin molybdotransferase MoeA: MITFETALKNIFKNTLPLRAEKISIEHAVGRVLLEDICSALDMPPFDKSAVDGYAVKAADLRKTPETLRCIGLVQAGDVFKGKAGGGECVKIMTGAPLPAGMDSVVMVEDTAEAGGLVKFSKAVKKGDNVCVLGEDIKKSCKILARGTVISVSHIAVLAAVGRSLVKTGAMPKVALINTGGEIVPPGAKLGKNRIYNSNGPMLCTLLKSDGIAAVPIIVKDDAKKLKAAFAKALKSDIVLISGGVSMGDYDLVPAVLKSLGVREIFHKVKVKPGKPLFFGRKGGTIVFGIPGNPVSNFLAYLAFIRPAILKMSRRGVYAPEFKTGVCAGRFTPNTPRKAFVLSKVREKEGKYTLTAVLNNGSADILALSRADGFTVVDEGKVLEKNEKARFISWKAA; this comes from the coding sequence ATGATAACTTTTGAGACCGCTTTAAAAAATATATTCAAGAACACGCTCCCTCTGCGCGCGGAAAAGATCAGCATTGAACACGCCGTTGGCCGGGTATTACTGGAAGACATTTGTTCAGCGCTGGATATGCCGCCTTTTGACAAATCGGCAGTGGACGGCTATGCGGTGAAAGCGGCGGATTTGCGCAAGACGCCCGAAACCCTGCGATGTATCGGCCTTGTGCAGGCCGGGGACGTTTTTAAAGGAAAAGCAGGCGGCGGTGAATGCGTGAAGATAATGACCGGCGCGCCGCTGCCGGCCGGTATGGACAGCGTGGTGATGGTGGAGGACACGGCGGAGGCCGGCGGCCTTGTGAAATTTTCAAAAGCGGTAAAGAAGGGAGACAACGTCTGTGTGCTGGGGGAGGACATAAAGAAAAGTTGTAAAATCCTCGCGCGCGGTACGGTTATTTCAGTCTCACACATTGCTGTACTGGCGGCGGTGGGACGAAGTTTAGTCAAAACCGGCGCCATGCCCAAAGTAGCCTTAATAAACACCGGAGGCGAGATAGTTCCGCCGGGCGCCAAACTTGGGAAGAACCGGATATATAACAGCAATGGTCCCATGCTTTGCACCCTGCTTAAGTCCGACGGTATAGCCGCCGTCCCGATAATTGTAAAGGACGACGCAAAAAAATTGAAAGCGGCTTTCGCCAAAGCCCTGAAATCCGACATAGTCCTTATCTCTGGCGGGGTGTCCATGGGGGATTATGACCTGGTGCCCGCGGTTTTAAAAAGTCTCGGCGTGCGCGAAATTTTCCACAAGGTTAAGGTCAAGCCGGGGAAACCTCTTTTTTTCGGCAGAAAAGGCGGAACCATCGTTTTCGGTATACCGGGAAACCCTGTTTCCAACTTTCTGGCGTATCTTGCGTTTATACGCCCCGCGATACTTAAGATGAGCAGGCGCGGGGTTTACGCCCCGGAATTTAAGACGGGAGTTTGCGCCGGGCGTTTTACCCCGAATACCCCGCGCAAGGCCTTTGTGCTTTCAAAAGTCCGGGAAAAAGAAGGAAAATACACTCTGACCGCCGTATTAAACAACGGTTCGGCCGATATACTGGCACTTTCGCGGGCTGACGGATTTACTGTTGTAGATGAGGGCAAAGTCCTTGAGAAGAATGAAAAGGCGCGGTTTATTTCATGGAAAGCAGCGTAA
- a CDS encoding substrate-binding domain-containing protein — protein sequence MKYLKSVIPAVLITFLAFGCQNKPAQQNIVRLATTTSVQDTGLLDVLTDAFQKDGKYTLQSIAVGSGQAMQLGKTGEADILWVHSPDDEAQFVAEGYGTGRTTFMHNDFVILGPAADPARVKGAKKAADAFKKIAAAKALFVSRADNSGTNKKELKLWDEAKVKPAKEAYVEAGQGMAATLSMANEKKAYVLADRSTYLSMKNNIGLVILSEGDDALINRYSLILVNTAKFPKVNAGGAKAFFDFVLSKPAREMIEKYGQDKYGQQLFFYDYKIQG from the coding sequence ATGAAATATTTAAAGAGCGTTATCCCGGCGGTTTTAATCACTTTCCTGGCTTTCGGCTGCCAGAATAAGCCCGCCCAGCAGAACATCGTGCGACTGGCCACCACTACAAGTGTCCAGGACACCGGCCTGTTGGATGTGCTGACGGACGCTTTCCAGAAGGATGGTAAGTACACACTTCAGTCTATAGCCGTGGGTTCGGGCCAGGCTATGCAGCTTGGCAAAACCGGCGAAGCCGACATACTGTGGGTGCACAGCCCTGACGACGAGGCGCAGTTCGTGGCGGAAGGGTACGGCACCGGCCGCACCACGTTCATGCATAACGATTTTGTAATACTGGGCCCCGCCGCGGACCCCGCCAGGGTTAAAGGCGCTAAGAAAGCCGCCGACGCCTTTAAAAAAATCGCCGCGGCCAAAGCGCTGTTCGTTTCCCGCGCCGACAATTCCGGCACTAATAAAAAAGAACTCAAACTATGGGATGAAGCCAAGGTAAAGCCGGCCAAAGAGGCTTATGTGGAAGCCGGTCAGGGTATGGCGGCCACATTATCCATGGCCAACGAGAAAAAAGCCTATGTTCTGGCGGACCGCTCCACGTATCTCTCGATGAAGAATAATATCGGCCTTGTAATACTCAGCGAAGGCGACGACGCCCTTATAAACCGCTACAGCCTGATACTTGTTAATACCGCAAAGTTCCCCAAGGTCAACGCCGGGGGCGCCAAGGCGTTCTTTGATTTTGTGCTTTCAAAACCGGCCAGGGAAATGATAGAGAAGTACGGCCAGGATAAATACGGCCAGCAGCTGTTCTTCTACGATTACAAAATTCAGGGGTAA
- a CDS encoding ABC transporter permease, with amino-acid sequence MGFIADGFQKALHLIFSGNAEILAIARLSLSVSALATVLSVLIGVPLGSIIALKKFPFKKIVISLVNTGMGFPPVVVGLFVMLFLSRNGPLGFLDWLYTPLGMILAQVIIATPVVAGLSMSAMQSLDPKFYLQIMTLGASERQAVMVCLKEIRLSILAAVIAGFGSIISEVGAVMIVGGNIRHQTRVLTTATVLETQMGNYDSAIALGLILLLLTFLINLALTFIQQQKVQPRC; translated from the coding sequence ATGGGCTTCATTGCTGACGGCTTCCAGAAAGCCCTGCACCTGATATTTTCCGGCAACGCGGAGATACTCGCCATCGCCAGGCTGTCGCTGTCCGTTTCGGCGCTGGCCACTGTCCTCTCCGTATTGATAGGGGTTCCCCTCGGAAGTATAATCGCGCTGAAAAAATTCCCGTTTAAAAAAATAGTTATTTCCCTGGTGAACACCGGCATGGGTTTCCCGCCGGTGGTGGTGGGCCTGTTCGTCATGCTTTTCCTTTCCAGGAACGGCCCCCTGGGTTTTCTGGACTGGCTGTATACGCCACTGGGGATGATACTCGCGCAGGTGATCATCGCCACCCCGGTCGTGGCCGGCTTGTCCATGTCGGCAATGCAGAGCCTTGACCCGAAGTTTTACCTGCAAATCATGACTTTGGGGGCAAGCGAACGGCAGGCGGTAATGGTGTGTCTTAAAGAAATAAGGCTTTCAATTCTTGCCGCTGTTATTGCTGGATTCGGCAGTATTATATCGGAAGTCGGAGCGGTAATGATAGTTGGCGGGAATATCCGGCATCAGACGCGTGTATTGACAACGGCAACGGTGCTTGAAACCCAGATGGGAAATTACGACAGCGCTATAGCTTTAGGATTGATCCTGCTGCTGCTGACGTTCCTGATAAACCTGGCGCTTACTTTTATCCAGCAGCAGAAGGTGCAACCCCGATGCTGA
- the thiF gene encoding sulfur carrier protein ThiS adenylyltransferase ThiF: MADLFKDLFSRHDPQVLTALQRSTVGIAGAGGLGSNVAVSLARAGVGKLIIADFDKIETSNLNRQQYFVEQIGLRKVEALRASLKKINPFASYIIHDVKVTRANTGSIFGGADILIEAFDKAGQKGMLINTWLSLYPKKPVIAASGLAGYGKNARLRTRKMGSLYVCGDGESQCLAGISPMAPRVAIVANMQANLAVELLVKLKGSR; this comes from the coding sequence ATGGCAGACCTTTTTAAAGACCTGTTCTCCAGACACGATCCGCAAGTTCTCACGGCCCTTCAGCGCAGCACGGTTGGCATCGCGGGAGCCGGCGGACTGGGCTCCAATGTTGCGGTTTCCCTGGCCCGGGCGGGAGTAGGAAAGCTCATCATAGCCGATTTCGACAAAATAGAAACCTCTAACCTTAACAGGCAGCAGTATTTCGTCGAACAGATCGGCCTGCGCAAGGTTGAAGCCCTGCGCGCGAGCCTTAAAAAAATAAACCCGTTTGCGTCATATATCATCCACGACGTGAAGGTGACCCGCGCCAACACCGGCAGTATCTTCGGCGGGGCGGACATTTTGATAGAAGCTTTTGACAAGGCCGGACAAAAGGGCATGCTGATAAATACATGGCTGTCGCTTTACCCCAAAAAGCCCGTAATAGCGGCTTCGGGCCTTGCGGGTTACGGCAAAAACGCCAGACTCCGCACCCGTAAGATGGGCAGCCTCTATGTCTGCGGCGACGGCGAGTCCCAGTGCCTGGCGGGAATAAGCCCCATGGCGCCGCGCGTGGCGATAGTCGCCAATATGCAGGCCAATTTAGCGGTTGAACTATTAGTAAAATTGAAGGGAAGTAGATAG
- a CDS encoding MOSC domain-containing protein has translation MGKIFSINYSKVKGVPKTQAQTAVLVKNRGIKDDAHAGTPVRQVSLLAMESIRGQIETAKAKNATVKIRPGIYAENITTEGVSLVALKLGDRLRVGKTAVLKISKIGKECHNHCAVYQQVGDCIMPREGIFAEVLEGGEIAVGDTIETY, from the coding sequence ATGGGTAAGATTTTTTCAATCAATTACAGCAAAGTAAAAGGCGTGCCTAAAACACAGGCTCAAACCGCCGTGCTCGTAAAAAACCGCGGCATCAAAGACGACGCCCATGCCGGCACCCCGGTCCGCCAGGTAAGCCTGCTTGCTATGGAAAGCATTCGCGGCCAGATAGAAACCGCCAAAGCCAAAAACGCCACGGTGAAAATACGCCCCGGCATATATGCCGAGAACATCACCACCGAGGGTGTCAGCTTGGTCGCACTAAAGCTCGGCGACAGACTCCGCGTAGGCAAAACAGCCGTGCTTAAAATTTCAAAAATAGGCAAAGAATGCCATAATCATTGTGCCGTCTACCAACAGGTGGGAGACTGCATAATGCCGCGCGAAGGCATATTCGCCGAAGTGCTGGAAGGCGGCGAAATAGCCGTAGGGGATACCATTGAAACCTATTGA
- a CDS encoding ABC transporter ATP-binding protein, producing the protein MLKLKDLNFCVAPGFNLSIDNLEVGEGEILAVIGPNGAGKTSLLNVLALFRKAGAGSLEMFGKNAYNPADKMFLRRSMSFVFSQPYLLNDTVYDNVALPLKLRGGRDDARVSGMLELFKIAGLKDRNANLLSQGEKHRVALARAFVTRPRLILLDEPFLSLDARVKESIMRDLRHIIKASGAAVIFVTQDQTEALALCDSMAVMMNGRIVQRGSPQEVFARPASKEAADFVGVETILEGKIVKKSENLCSIKVNGQSLEVVSEYNEGDSVFVCVRPEDVSVSKSADVNSMRNHFKAKITFMEPWRLEYKLSLDCGFSLIAAVTKQSVEGLGFKMGAEVFASFKATAAHLIKR; encoded by the coding sequence ATGCTGAAACTTAAAGATTTGAATTTTTGCGTCGCTCCCGGGTTTAACCTTTCAATAGACAATCTTGAGGTCGGAGAGGGCGAAATTTTAGCCGTCATCGGGCCCAACGGCGCGGGAAAGACTTCATTGCTGAATGTTTTAGCTTTGTTCCGGAAAGCCGGCGCGGGAAGCCTGGAAATGTTCGGCAAAAACGCTTATAACCCCGCCGATAAGATGTTTTTACGGCGCTCGATGTCATTCGTGTTTTCCCAGCCGTATCTTTTAAACGATACGGTATACGACAATGTCGCCTTGCCGCTGAAGTTAAGGGGGGGCCGCGACGACGCCCGGGTTTCCGGTATGCTGGAGCTTTTTAAAATAGCCGGCTTAAAAGACCGCAACGCTAATTTGCTTTCGCAGGGAGAGAAACATCGCGTGGCGCTCGCGCGGGCGTTCGTAACGCGGCCGAGACTTATTTTGCTGGATGAGCCTTTTTTAAGCCTGGACGCGCGCGTTAAAGAATCCATAATGCGCGATCTGCGCCATATTATCAAGGCATCCGGCGCAGCCGTGATATTTGTCACGCAGGATCAGACTGAAGCGCTGGCTCTTTGCGATTCCATGGCGGTAATGATGAACGGCCGGATAGTGCAGCGGGGCAGTCCGCAGGAGGTGTTTGCCAGGCCCGCGTCAAAAGAGGCGGCTGATTTTGTGGGAGTGGAGACGATCCTTGAAGGGAAGATAGTCAAAAAAAGCGAAAACCTTTGCTCTATTAAAGTAAACGGCCAATCCCTTGAAGTGGTATCCGAATATAACGAGGGCGACAGCGTATTCGTGTGCGTGCGGCCGGAAGACGTGTCGGTGTCAAAAAGCGCGGATGTGAACAGTATGCGCAATCATTTTAAGGCTAAAATAACTTTCATGGAACCCTGGCGGCTGGAATATAAATTAAGCCTTGATTGCGGTTTTAGTTTAATTGCCGCCGTGACCAAACAGTCGGTGGAAGGACTGGGTTTCAAAATGGGCGCGGAGGTCTTCGCTTCGTTCAAGGCCACAGCCGCGCATTTGATAAAGAGGTGA
- a CDS encoding MogA/MoaB family molybdenum cofactor biosynthesis protein, producing the protein MKPIEIAVLTSSDRCSHGETADESGKLISEMVKTIGGRTAAYDIVPDEIAAIKEKLLHYCDELKVNLVITTGGTGFGGRDITPEATGQVIEKVIPGLSELMRAEGLKKTKKAVLSRGISGIRKNTIIINLPGSPKAVKESLDAVLDLIPHALEMLAGGGH; encoded by the coding sequence TTGAAACCTATTGAAATCGCAGTCCTGACCTCCAGCGACCGCTGCTCACACGGAGAAACCGCCGACGAAAGCGGCAAACTGATCTCTGAAATGGTAAAAACCATAGGCGGCCGCACCGCCGCCTACGACATAGTCCCGGACGAAATAGCCGCTATAAAAGAAAAACTCCTGCATTACTGCGACGAACTCAAGGTGAATCTGGTGATCACCACCGGCGGCACCGGTTTTGGCGGCAGGGACATTACCCCTGAAGCCACCGGACAGGTTATAGAGAAAGTAATACCGGGCTTGAGCGAGCTGATGCGTGCCGAAGGCCTTAAAAAGACCAAAAAGGCCGTGCTGTCGCGCGGTATCAGCGGCATACGCAAGAACACCATCATAATCAATTTACCGGGGAGTCCCAAGGCGGTCAAAGAATCCCTTGATGCGGTTTTAGATCTTATCCCGCACGCTTTGGAAATGTTAGCAGGCGGCGGGCACTAA
- the udk gene encoding uridine kinase, producing MDTKTKTRFLVGIAGGSGSGKTTLAKKLIEECEKIGIAGQILSLDNYYRPLDHLKFEERKAYNFDHPNAIDSALALKHIKMLCAGKSISQPVYDFKLHTREKEPVICRPTKLIILEGLYTLYFPKFLALCDYKIFISTGMVTGVLRRVQRDIVERGRTIEDTKHQILTTVMPMYETYVKPTQRNAHFSINWEGEEIPEKATEGLVRMLRDHFR from the coding sequence ATGGACACAAAAACAAAAACCAGGTTTTTGGTCGGCATCGCCGGAGGATCGGGATCGGGCAAGACTACTCTGGCCAAGAAACTTATAGAAGAATGCGAAAAAATAGGGATTGCCGGCCAGATCTTATCACTGGACAACTATTACAGGCCGCTCGACCATCTGAAATTTGAGGAGAGGAAGGCTTACAACTTCGACCACCCGAACGCGATAGATTCCGCGCTCGCCTTAAAACACATAAAAATGCTCTGCGCGGGCAAATCTATCAGCCAGCCCGTATATGATTTCAAGCTGCACACGCGGGAAAAAGAACCCGTCATCTGCCGCCCGACAAAGCTGATCATACTTGAGGGGCTTTACACTCTTTATTTCCCAAAATTCCTGGCTCTTTGCGACTACAAAATATTCATTTCCACAGGGATGGTGACGGGCGTTTTGCGCAGGGTGCAGAGAGATATCGTAGAAAGGGGCCGCACCATTGAAGATACCAAGCACCAGATCCTGACCACGGTGATGCCGATGTATGAGACCTATGTAAAACCCACCCAGAGAAACGCCCACTTCTCAATAAACTGGGAAGGCGAAGAGATCCCGGAAAAAGCCACCGAAGGCCTGGTCAGAATGCTGAGAGACCATTTCCGATAG
- a CDS encoding aldehyde ferredoxin oxidoreductase family protein, with product MKGWTGNILRVNLTNKTYKKESFTEEFATTWIGGRGFAVKILYDELKPGIDPLGPENKLIVALGPISGIPAPNTGKAVVAAKSPLTGFYGDGNLGTKVSEQLRKAGYDAMIVEGKADKPTMLYIEDDKVEFLSAEEVWGKGTYATNDWVYGKYGKGVGVLNIGQGGENMVRYAVIRSLEGRAGGRPGIGAVMGSKLLKAIVVKGTKPIPQANPEAMKALGIGDLKKVYEMDKKSGWTKQSTNAVLAWCNEVAGLPVQNFRKTSHSEAWKIDGERLNDARVATYGCPNCTMKCGITIHDKEGRESELDYENVGLLGSNLNIFELNQVGSLNYLCDEYGLDTMSAGCTLSFYADAIEQGATTGDFKFGDAERAKELLRLAAHREGKVGNLLAEGSLRMAREFGHNSEAYAMQVKGLEVAAYNCKFIPGQALSFGVAAIGAHHREAWIISFELKNTTRESFGPEKAAKVIELQRIRGGMFETLVACRFPWIEEGWSLDNYPKYFNTVTGLNWTLDDMWTVADRIYAMIKLHYIREFPEATRKGDYPPAVWFDKSNVDTEGPIAGKCLDVDKYDQLLQHYYDQRGYDQRGIPPKSLLAKLGLSKEAAAAEKYAKLS from the coding sequence ATGAAAGGATGGACCGGAAATATACTCAGGGTAAACCTGACAAACAAAACTTATAAAAAAGAATCTTTTACCGAAGAATTCGCCACAACCTGGATCGGCGGACGCGGCTTTGCCGTGAAGATCTTATACGACGAACTAAAACCCGGCATTGATCCGCTCGGCCCGGAGAATAAATTGATAGTCGCCCTCGGGCCTATCTCCGGAATACCGGCTCCTAACACCGGTAAAGCCGTGGTGGCCGCGAAGTCGCCGCTTACGGGTTTTTACGGCGACGGGAATCTGGGGACCAAAGTCTCGGAGCAGCTCCGTAAAGCCGGATACGATGCCATGATAGTGGAAGGCAAAGCCGACAAGCCGACGATGCTTTATATTGAGGATGATAAAGTGGAATTTTTGAGCGCCGAAGAAGTGTGGGGAAAGGGGACCTACGCGACCAACGACTGGGTCTACGGGAAATATGGAAAGGGAGTGGGCGTTTTAAACATCGGCCAAGGCGGAGAGAATATGGTACGCTACGCCGTGATCCGCAGCCTTGAAGGACGCGCCGGCGGACGGCCGGGCATAGGCGCGGTTATGGGCTCGAAGCTTCTTAAGGCCATAGTAGTTAAAGGCACCAAACCCATCCCACAGGCTAACCCGGAAGCCATGAAGGCGCTGGGCATCGGGGACCTGAAGAAAGTTTATGAGATGGATAAAAAGTCAGGCTGGACCAAACAGAGCACGAATGCCGTGCTTGCCTGGTGCAACGAAGTGGCGGGGCTGCCGGTGCAGAATTTCCGCAAGACCAGCCATAGCGAAGCCTGGAAAATAGACGGCGAGCGGCTTAACGATGCCAGGGTGGCCACTTACGGCTGCCCCAACTGCACGATGAAGTGCGGCATAACCATCCACGACAAAGAGGGGAGAGAGTCCGAACTTGATTATGAAAATGTCGGTTTGCTGGGCAGTAATCTCAATATCTTTGAACTGAACCAGGTCGGCTCGCTGAATTACTTGTGCGACGAATACGGCCTGGATACGATGTCGGCCGGCTGCACCCTCAGTTTCTACGCCGACGCTATTGAACAAGGCGCTACTACCGGCGACTTCAAGTTCGGCGACGCGGAGAGGGCCAAAGAACTGCTGCGGCTGGCCGCTCACCGCGAGGGGAAAGTGGGAAACCTGCTTGCCGAGGGCTCGCTGCGGATGGCGCGGGAATTCGGGCATAACTCCGAGGCTTACGCCATGCAGGTGAAGGGGCTTGAAGTTGCTGCTTACAACTGCAAGTTCATCCCCGGGCAGGCTTTGTCGTTCGGCGTCGCCGCCATAGGCGCCCACCACCGCGAGGCGTGGATCATCTCATTTGAGCTTAAAAATACCACGCGGGAATCCTTCGGCCCGGAGAAGGCCGCCAAGGTGATAGAGCTTCAGCGCATCCGGGGAGGGATGTTCGAGACCCTTGTCGCATGCAGATTCCCCTGGATAGAGGAAGGCTGGTCGCTTGATAATTATCCCAAGTATTTCAACACGGTCACCGGCTTGAACTGGACGCTGGACGATATGTGGACTGTGGCCGACCGGATATATGCCATGATAAAGCTTCATTACATCCGCGAGTTCCCTGAGGCGACGCGCAAGGGCGACTATCCCCCGGCCGTCTGGTTCGATAAATCCAATGTGGACACCGAAGGACCCATCGCCGGCAAGTGCCTGGATGTCGACAAATACGACCAGCTCCTCCAGCATTATTACGACCAGCGCGGCTACGACCAGCGGGGTATACCCCCGAAGAGCCTGCTGGCGAAGCTTGGCCTGTCCAAAGAGGCGGCAGCCGCGGAAAAGTACGCGAAATTAAGCTAG
- the moaC gene encoding cyclic pyranopterin monophosphate synthase MoaC, producing the protein MIDVGAKKDTKRTAKAQAYVKLNGEIIRLIRAGKIPKGNVLEAARFAGILAAKNTANLIPLCHNLPLNYVGVEFELDNTGVQVKTEARCTGKTGVEMEALVAASVAALTIYDMCKMFAQNLEIGEVFLLEKRGGKSGVYLRKGGK; encoded by the coding sequence ATGATCGATGTCGGCGCGAAGAAAGATACTAAGCGGACAGCCAAGGCACAGGCTTATGTTAAACTGAACGGCGAAATTATCCGGCTTATCCGGGCGGGTAAGATTCCCAAGGGCAATGTTTTGGAAGCAGCGCGTTTTGCCGGCATACTTGCCGCCAAGAATACCGCCAACCTGATCCCTCTCTGCCATAACCTTCCGCTCAATTATGTGGGAGTAGAATTTGAATTGGACAATACCGGCGTGCAGGTAAAAACCGAGGCGCGCTGCACAGGCAAAACCGGCGTGGAAATGGAGGCGCTCGTAGCGGCTTCCGTGGCGGCACTCACAATTTACGACATGTGCAAAATGTTCGCCCAGAATTTGGAGATAGGCGAAGTCTTTCTGCTCGAAAAACGCGGCGGCAAGAGTGGCGTATATTTGAGGAAAGGCGGCAAATAA
- a CDS encoding toll/interleukin-1 receptor domain-containing protein, with amino-acid sequence MSIYISYPKENADFANHLASELVRRNHCVWVEKWELQAGDSLIEKVQGTITDSDALLVVISKASVAAAWCRRSLAATLTREVAAKHAIIVPVLMEDCEIPLFVTNYLRADFRKGFDAGFKNIFEGIAAGARRDIGEDEPGDDS; translated from the coding sequence ATGTCGATTTATATCAGCTATCCTAAAGAAAATGCTGATTTTGCCAATCACCTAGCTTCTGAATTGGTCCGGCGTAACCACTGTGTCTGGGTGGAAAAATGGGAATTACAAGCCGGAGATTCTCTTATTGAGAAGGTACAAGGAACTATAACGGATTCGGACGCTTTGTTGGTCGTTATATCTAAAGCATCTGTTGCTGCTGCCTGGTGTAGAAGATCATTGGCGGCAACACTGACGCGGGAGGTAGCTGCAAAACATGCAATAATTGTTCCCGTTTTAATGGAAGACTGTGAAATACCGTTATTTGTAACAAATTACCTGCGTGCCGATTTCCGCAAAGGTTTTGACGCGGGTTTTAAAAATATTTTTGAGGGGATTGCCGCGGGTGCGAGGCGTGATATCGGTGAGGATGAGCCCGGGGACGATTCTTGA
- the moaA gene encoding GTP 3',8-cyclase MoaA has protein sequence MESSVNYLRLSLTDRCNLNCIYCTPLEKSRFLARGEVLTHEETARAARAFVKAGVRKIRLTGGEPLLKKDIIKLAGMLKALPGLEELALTTNGVYLEDMAGKLRAAGLDRVNISIDTLKKEKFKMITGSDEFDSVWRGIEKSLETGFTAVKLNVILMKGINDDEIADFTRLSIDYPLVVRFIEFFPTNKRSIRLTGALIRTEEVKKRIEASFGSLSETVPVKSGGPARGYKLKGAKGELGFISGRSDNFCGACNRVRMDCSGKVYPCLFAGATHDLRPLLRGAADDAALVKYIKGLFLVKSKYNKASASGHIEMSSIGG, from the coding sequence ATGGAAAGCAGCGTAAACTATCTCAGGCTTTCTCTAACTGACAGGTGCAATTTAAACTGCATCTACTGTACCCCTTTGGAAAAAAGCCGCTTTCTGGCCCGCGGAGAAGTATTAACACACGAGGAAACGGCCCGGGCGGCCCGGGCTTTTGTTAAGGCTGGAGTGCGCAAGATACGCCTGACAGGCGGAGAGCCTTTACTAAAAAAAGATATTATTAAACTGGCTGGTATGCTGAAAGCGCTCCCGGGGCTGGAAGAGCTGGCGCTGACCACTAACGGGGTTTATCTGGAGGACATGGCCGGCAAATTGCGCGCGGCGGGGCTTGACCGGGTAAACATCAGCATTGATACGTTGAAAAAAGAGAAATTTAAAATGATCACCGGTTCGGACGAATTCGATTCCGTTTGGCGCGGTATAGAAAAATCCCTTGAAACCGGGTTTACGGCTGTAAAACTGAACGTTATTTTAATGAAAGGGATAAACGATGACGAAATAGCCGATTTCACCCGACTTTCTATCGATTATCCGCTGGTCGTCCGCTTTATAGAATTTTTCCCTACCAATAAGAGGTCCATAAGGCTTACCGGCGCGCTTATCAGGACGGAGGAAGTAAAAAAACGGATCGAGGCTTCTTTCGGGTCTTTGTCGGAGACAGTTCCCGTAAAAAGCGGCGGCCCGGCTCGCGGCTATAAACTTAAAGGCGCGAAGGGGGAACTGGGTTTTATAAGCGGGCGCAGCGATAATTTCTGCGGCGCCTGCAACCGGGTGCGGATGGACTGCTCCGGCAAGGTTTACCCGTGCCTGTTCGCGGGGGCCACGCACGACCTGCGGCCCTTGCTGCGGGGTGCGGCCGACGATGCGGCCCTGGTCAAATATATAAAAGGCCTTTTTTTAGTAAAATCTAAATACAATAAAGCCTCAGCCTCGGGGCATATTGAGATGAGCAGCATAGGCGGCTAA
- a CDS encoding toll/interleukin-1 receptor domain-containing protein, whose translation MSVFVSYSKEDADFANHLASELIKRNNYIWMAKWELQAGDSLLARSQVGITAMDALLIVISKTSISAAWCGKELTALTHELAEKHAIIIPVLMEDCEMPPPLKYKLYADFRKDFAAGLKEALEGIATGAVLEVEDGF comes from the coding sequence ATGTCGGTTTTTGTTAGCTATTCCAAAGAAGATGCTGATTTCGCCAATCACCTTGCTTCCGAACTGATCAAACGCAATAACTATATTTGGATGGCGAAATGGGAATTACAGGCCGGAGATTCTCTTCTCGCCAGGTCACAAGTGGGGATAACGGCTATGGATGCTTTATTGATCGTTATATCTAAAACATCTATTTCAGCCGCCTGGTGCGGAAAAGAATTGACGGCGCTGACACACGAATTAGCTGAAAAACACGCGATAATTATTCCCGTTTTAATGGAAGACTGCGAAATGCCACCGCCTTTAAAGTATAAATTATACGCCGATTTCCGCAAAGATTTTGCCGCGGGTTTAAAAGAGGCTTTGGAGGGGATCGCTACGGGGGCGGTTTTGGAGGTTGAGGACGGTTTTTAA